The genomic region ATCAATCGCGCTTAGTTCAAGCGGAAGTGTGCTTGTGCCATACACATCAGCAGGCAGAGAAATAATAGGAAAATGACTTAGCACAAAAAGCGCAATGCAGGTAAGAATCACACCAAGCACAATACCACCTCCGCCAATCACCACGCCGAGCGAAAAAAAACTCTGCTTTATCTCCCCTTTGCTTGCACCCATTGAAAGCATAAGTGCAATCTCGCGTCTGCGCGTCATCACAACCATTAAAAGCGAGCTAATAATATTCAAACTTGCCATAAGGATAATAAGCATTAGTACGATAAAAAGCGCACGTTTTTCTAGCTCCATCGCGGAGAAAAAATTCCCATTTTGCTCCCACCAGCCTTCAACACCCACAGGTTCGCTAAAATTTTGGTGCAAAAAATCTTTTAAAAGTTCTTTGTCCTTAAAAGCGTCCTTGCTAAAAATGTGGATTCCATCATACAACCCAGAATCTAACTTTCTAAGCTTCTGCAACGCACTCAAATTCGTATAAATATACGCCTCATTATACGCCCTAAGTCCAGAATCAAACACTTCTGCCACTTCAAAACGTTTGCTTTGAGGGAAAAGCCCAAATGCGCTAGGCTCAAGATTTGTAAAATACAAGCTAAGCTTATCGCCAGATTCTAAAAAATAGTGCAAACTTAGCTCTTTGCCAATGAGTGCGGAAAACCCATTTTCCTTGAATTGTGTAATTTTCTCCGTGTTTAAAGCACCATTTTCCCCCTCATACGCCTTTTTTACCACTTCATTAATAGCAATCTCACTCTCTATATCAACGCCAATCACCACTGCTGCACCCATATTATTTCCCACGCGACTTAGAGCATTTGCGCGCAAATATGGACTAAATAAAAGATTGGGAAAATGTGCCCTCAAAGCCTGTAAAATCTCATCATTCACGCCTTTTGAGCTCATCGCATAAATACTTAAAGGATAATTCATAATAAAAAGCTTGCGCTCAAATTCCTTGCTCATACCATTCATAATCGCCATCGCCACGCACAGCACCATCACGCCAATACCAACGCCAAAAAACGCCAAAAGTGCCGTGATACTGATAAAAGGCTGGCTTTTATCAAAACGCAAATATTTTGGTAAAACATATAAACTTAATCGCAAATTTGGTCGCACACGCATTTTTTGAAAATCCTTTACATTTATCCTTGAGGGCAATTTTGAAGCGGATTCTAGCATTTTTATAAATTGATAGAGAAAGCTTTGGAGTAAAAATTTTCTTGCAATTATTGTTTTAGAGACGAGATTTTCTTTAAAGAATGTTTAATTCTTACACAAAAAGCGTTTAGATTTGCATTTTTTTATGAAAGTGATTTTTGATTTTTAAAAAAAGTTGTTAGGATAGGTCGTTTTAATAAAACTTTAAGAAGGAGTGTGTATGGAGTGGGTTCAGAATTATTACCCATTTGAGAATATTTGGTTAAGCGCATTTGTGGCGTTTCTACCTATACTTGTTTTCTTTGTTTCTCTTGTGGTATTTAAGTTAAAGGGGCATACGGCGGGATTTTTGACCGTTGTGAGTGCGGCAGTTATTGCGGTGGCTGTGTATGGTATGCCTATTGATAAGATGGCTTGGAGCTTTGTGTATGGGGCATTGTATGGATTTTGGCCAATTGCTTGGATTATCATCGCTGCAATTTTCCTCTATAAACTTACGGTGAAATCTGGCTATTTTGACATTTTGCGAGAATCTATCATCGCTATCACGCCAGACCAACGCTTGCAGGTTATCCTTATAGGATTCTGTTTTGGTGCATTTTTAGAAGGTGCTATCGGATTTGGAGGACCTGTGGCTATTACAGCGGCACTGCTTGTGGGATTGGGATTGCGTCCGCTTTATGCAGCTGGACTTTGTATGATTGCAAACACTGCTCCTGTTGCATTTGGTGCTGTTGGGATTCCGATAACAGCAATGGCTGGTGCTGTGCAAGTAGAAGCACTTAAAATTTCAGCGATGGCAGGACATATGCTTCCGCCACTTTCACTTTTTATACCATTTTTCCTAGTCTTTTTGATGAATGGATTTAAAGGTGTGAA from Helicobacter himalayensis harbors:
- a CDS encoding ABC transporter permease; protein product: MRVRPNLRLSLYVLPKYLRFDKSQPFISITALLAFFGVGIGVMVLCVAMAIMNGMSKEFERKLFIMNYPLSIYAMSSKGVNDEILQALRAHFPNLLFSPYLRANALSRVGNNMGAAVVIGVDIESEIAINEVVKKAYEGENGALNTEKITQFKENGFSALIGKELSLHYFLESGDKLSLYFTNLEPSAFGLFPQSKRFEVAEVFDSGLRAYNEAYIYTNLSALQKLRKLDSGLYDGIHIFSKDAFKDKELLKDFLHQNFSEPVGVEGWWEQNGNFFSAMELEKRALFIVLMLIILMASLNIISSLLMVVMTRRREIALMLSMGASKGEIKQSFFSLGVVIGGGGIVLGVILTCIALFVLSHFPIISLPADVYGTSTLPLELSAIDFLLTLFGAIMIVCASSYYPAYKASQIDALAVLRNE